One window of Metamycoplasma arthritidis genomic DNA carries:
- a CDS encoding RpiB/LacA/LacB family sugar-phosphate isomerase, whose product MIKNKIIITSDHAGHKMKMDLADKLRREGYVVETRGSSNEDETLSYSEVGIEFANEYLHDPQRDEKQFIALCGSGIGISTSLNRFKQIRCARVTNSEEARLARLHNNANILSFGGRLISLDQAYEIFKQWEATEFEGGRHIFRVLKLDEVGQDVDDVAETKE is encoded by the coding sequence ATGATAAAAAACAAAATTATCATCACAAGCGATCACGCAGGGCATAAAATGAAAATGGACCTTGCAGATAAATTGCGAAGAGAAGGATATGTAGTTGAAACTAGGGGAAGTAGCAACGAAGATGAAACACTTTCATACTCAGAAGTAGGAATTGAGTTTGCAAATGAATATTTACATGATCCCCAAAGAGATGAAAAACAATTTATTGCTCTATGTGGTTCAGGAATCGGTATTAGCACTTCGCTAAACCGTTTCAAACAAATTAGATGTGCAAGAGTAACTAACTCTGAAGAAGCAAGACTTGCTAGATTACACAATAATGCTAATATCCTATCTTTTGGTGGAAGGCTAATTTCTTTAGACCAAGCTTATGAAATCTTTAAACAATGAGAAGCAACCGAATTTGAAGGTGGTCGTCACATTTTTAGAGTTTTAAAATTAGACGAAGTCGGCCAAGATGTTGATGACGTTGCAGAAACTAAAGAGTAG
- a CDS encoding L-threonylcarbamoyladenylate synthase: MINKYNELFIATTDTIIGLGGKVSRRISDLIYEIKGRDPRKKLIILVSSIKQARAFKEWTSEAEALANKFWPGATTLVVNDQGFRMPNQPKLLEFLEANGPVYMTSCNISNSPVCQTIEEAKNVFPEISNVYYFGKTSGTPSQIIRVEDHKILRKEQ, encoded by the coding sequence ATGATTAACAAGTACAATGAGCTCTTTATTGCTACGACTGATACCATTATTGGTCTAGGTGGTAAAGTATCGCGTCGCATTAGTGATTTAATTTATGAAATCAAAGGAAGAGATCCAAGAAAGAAGCTAATCATCTTAGTTTCTTCAATTAAGCAAGCAAGAGCTTTTAAAGAATGAACTTCTGAAGCCGAAGCACTTGCTAATAAATTTTGGCCTGGCGCTACTACACTCGTTGTTAATGATCAAGGTTTTCGGATGCCAAATCAACCTAAACTTCTTGAATTTCTTGAAGCTAACGGGCCAGTTTACATGACTAGTTGTAATATTTCTAATTCGCCAGTGTGTCAAACCATTGAAGAGGCAAAAAATGTTTTTCCGGAAATAAGTAATGTTTATTATTTTGGCAAAACAAGCGGAACACCAAGTCAAATTATTCGCGTAGAAGATCACAAAATACTGCGCAAAGAACAATAA
- the mutM gene encoding DNA-formamidopyrimidine glycosylase encodes MPELPEVKVVISALKKHILNKKISALEIYHAKLFREHKPEVFIKKLAGRTIKNITNRGKHIIIFLDDDLILLSHLRMEGKYRYYEANNLPLANDHLIAKFIFEDQSELHYLDSRRFGTFHLRTTEDYNKILPLSKIAAEPDKINVELLWNKIKSSTTPIKTKLLDQELVAGIGNIYADEALYCAQVNPSTLAKDVSLKTLDKIIKCAAKIMKDSFEKGGTTLFSYESLNKQEGQYQNFLKVHGDRIRFCPTCKSKIIKIKVNNRGTYFCPKCQSR; translated from the coding sequence ATGCCAGAATTACCAGAAGTCAAAGTCGTAATTAGTGCTTTAAAAAAGCATATTTTAAATAAAAAAATTAGCGCTTTAGAGATCTATCACGCTAAACTATTTCGCGAACACAAACCCGAAGTTTTTATTAAAAAACTAGCGGGAAGAACAATTAAAAATATTACTAACCGTGGTAAACATATTATTATTTTTTTAGATGATGATTTGATTTTACTATCACATTTACGCATGGAAGGCAAATATCGCTACTACGAAGCTAACAACCTTCCACTAGCTAATGATCATCTTATTGCCAAATTTATTTTCGAAGATCAAAGTGAGCTTCATTACCTTGATTCACGCCGTTTTGGCACTTTTCATCTTAGAACTACCGAAGATTACAATAAGATTCTACCTTTAAGCAAAATTGCTGCCGAACCTGACAAAATTAATGTCGAGCTACTATGAAATAAGATTAAAAGTTCAACAACCCCAATTAAAACTAAATTATTAGATCAAGAATTAGTAGCCGGAATTGGTAACATCTACGCTGACGAGGCTTTATATTGTGCGCAAGTTAACCCTTCTACTTTAGCTAAAGATGTTAGTCTAAAAACATTAGACAAAATCATTAAATGTGCTGCTAAGATTATGAAAGATAGTTTTGAAAAAGGTGGTACAACTTTATTTTCATACGAAAGCTTAAATAAACAAGAAGGTCAATATCAAAATTTCTTAAAAGTGCACGGTGATCGTATTCGTTTTTGTCCAACATGCAAATCAAAAATAATCAAAATTAAAGTTAATAATCGTGGCACTTATTTTTGCCCTAAATGTCAATCGAGGTAA
- a CDS encoding Smr/MutS family protein — protein MGFLPKVLDLHGYDISKATAVVMNALYELKNSEYDHDYIDIITGNGTGALKLQVESILEKEQCNFDFLNDSRSIIRVYKD, from the coding sequence ATGGGATTTTTGCCAAAAGTTCTTGATTTGCACGGATATGACATCTCCAAAGCCACAGCCGTAGTAATGAATGCGTTGTATGAACTTAAAAACTCGGAATATGACCATGATTACATCGATATTATTACCGGCAATGGAACTGGAGCGCTAAAACTTCAAGTTGAATCAATTTTAGAAAAAGAACAATGCAATTTTGATTTTCTAAATGATAGCCGTTCAATTATTAGAGTCTATAAGGATTAA
- a CDS encoding type II toxin-antitoxin system RnlB family antitoxin: MKKYVVNKVEDNEHIYLITLLDYQTLITKSLKTLKLTLIGNNKKILIDAAIYSGMNEYRFIEATLTNEGTINFKNYKYVSIDERKLEFANKILKNNPLFLKTSILSNAKIREILQA; encoded by the coding sequence ATGAAAAAATATGTTGTTAACAAAGTGGAAGATAACGAACATATATACCTTATAACCTTACTAGACTATCAAACTTTAATTACAAAGTCTTTGAAAACTTTAAAGCTTACTTTAATCGGAAATAATAAAAAAATTTTAATAGATGCAGCTATTTACTCGGGTATGAATGAATATCGTTTTATTGAGGCTACTTTGACAAATGAAGGAACTATAAATTTCAAAAATTATAAATATGTTAGTATTGATGAAAGAAAACTTGAATTTGCAAATAAAATATTAAAAAATAATCCTCTTTTTTTAAAAACATCAATTTTGTCAAACGCAAAAATTAGAGAAATTTTACAAGCTTAA
- a CDS encoding type II toxin-antitoxin system RnlA family toxin has protein sequence MGKKKFYAVKAGRVPGIYQTWSEANEQTKGYNNADFKSFISEKEAIEWMSLEEIDEISYTNEQIEKEITNLKNDEVIAFVDGSYSSQKNGKEKYSFGAILINNDSENNLFKSFVASKYMNSKNIAGETEGVKQAISWAIQAKKRKIKIFHDYEGIEKWANKKWSPKTLVARDYVNFIEINSKAIDIEFAHVKSHSGIIYNEKADQLARRALLDQGYKTYDDGSILFTSFQKQDWLDIIQKLKEKNELNILIEEGIVDENKKSYLNRLIFRLDKDKVTINCYSNNKSYVQGKQSMLFQIIITAAIEMLPSEKEAIGVLQSYYMLPIKEENLQTKFSNFLPNFSINSNDFKIKNILLSAVCGTLMKGYLPDYTYLVMPLFRSMEYYLHIILGDKLGRKTTRKNGANDFCHFSFNKKTNEYEYNHSTKERLNNEQLQYLNKLYNMYNKLRHPYFHLPQNLIDASVISKLEEAQNILVEGLKLINKFYLIF, from the coding sequence ATGGGAAAAAAGAAATTTTATGCAGTCAAAGCTGGGAGAGTTCCTGGCATTTATCAGACTTGAAGCGAAGCGAATGAACAAACTAAAGGCTATAATAATGCCGACTTTAAATCTTTTATTTCGGAAAAAGAAGCGATTGAGTGGATGTCTTTAGAAGAAATTGATGAAATTTCTTATACAAATGAGCAAATCGAAAAAGAAATAACAAACTTAAAAAACGATGAAGTAATTGCTTTTGTTGATGGTAGTTATTCATCGCAGAAGAATGGTAAAGAAAAATATAGTTTTGGTGCAATTCTAATAAACAATGATTCTGAAAATAATTTGTTTAAGTCTTTCGTTGCTTCCAAATACATGAACTCCAAAAATATCGCCGGAGAAACCGAAGGTGTTAAACAAGCAATTTCGTGAGCAATTCAAGCTAAAAAAAGAAAAATAAAGATTTTTCACGATTATGAGGGAATTGAAAAATGGGCTAACAAAAAATGGAGTCCAAAAACCCTTGTTGCTAGAGACTATGTTAATTTCATAGAAATTAACTCTAAAGCAATAGATATAGAATTTGCACATGTTAAGTCTCATAGTGGAATTATTTATAATGAGAAAGCCGATCAACTTGCCAGAAGAGCGTTATTAGACCAAGGATATAAAACTTATGATGATGGTTCAATTCTTTTTACTAGTTTTCAAAAACAAGATTGGCTTGATATAATTCAAAAACTAAAAGAAAAAAACGAATTGAACATTTTAATTGAAGAAGGTATAGTTGATGAAAACAAGAAATCTTATTTGAATAGACTAATATTTCGTCTTGACAAGGATAAAGTCACCATTAATTGTTATAGCAACAACAAATCGTATGTTCAAGGCAAACAAAGCATGCTTTTTCAAATAATAATTACTGCAGCTATCGAAATGTTGCCTTCGGAAAAAGAAGCAATAGGAGTATTGCAATCTTATTATATGTTACCTATCAAAGAAGAAAACTTGCAAACTAAATTTTCAAATTTTCTTCCCAATTTTTCTATTAATTCTAATGATTTTAAAATTAAAAACATTTTGCTTTCGGCTGTTTGTGGCACGTTGATGAAAGGATATTTACCGGATTATACTTATTTGGTTATGCCTCTCTTTAGATCTATGGAATATTATTTACATATTATATTGGGTGACAAATTAGGAAGAAAAACAACTAGAAAAAATGGCGCTAACGATTTTTGTCACTTTAGTTTTAATAAAAAAACAAATGAATATGAATATAATCATTCAACTAAAGAAAGATTAAATAATGAACAATTACAATATTTAAACAAGTTGTATAATATGTATAATAAATTAAGACATCCATATTTTCATTTGCCTCAAAATTTAATAGATGCATCGGTAATAAGTAAATTGGAAGAAGCGCAAAACATTCTTGTCGAGGGGCTAAAACTAATTAATAAATTTTATTTAATTTTTTAA
- a CDS encoding ECF transporter S component, whose product MTNFFLFFRSIYLNLKHKKYRLTVFEIAIYGILLAIYLVASMFEKYVFTGPLNVNITYAVFIIFGLILGPWRGAFLCILCDTLNQVIFGISTWMLEYAIVPVLIAFLSGALMNLMTSGKNKTWIVGFIFLAVLTIFLFAFFFNYHDKIVWKRVKKQEQYVSSMIIWVVSSICLGIFWIAGFISLVIFLKTKNFAKKYRAQTFFAVLITILIIVILMRWLWGPFAYITYFNRFRNGSWKYSERYFTIMVPIIFKSLIAMPIYSFAVFAIMPIISKLKAQILFHTKKIATY is encoded by the coding sequence GTGACAAATTTCTTTTTATTCTTTCGTTCAATATATTTAAACCTTAAACATAAAAAATATCGTCTTACAGTTTTTGAAATTGCAATCTATGGTATTTTATTAGCTATTTATTTAGTGGCTTCAATGTTTGAAAAATATGTCTTCACTGGGCCGTTAAATGTCAATATTACTTACGCTGTATTTATTATTTTTGGACTAATTTTAGGCCCATGACGGGGTGCTTTTTTATGTATTTTGTGTGACACACTTAATCAAGTTATTTTTGGTATTAGCACTTGAATGTTGGAGTATGCCATTGTTCCAGTACTAATTGCTTTTTTAAGCGGCGCTTTGATGAATCTTATGACTAGCGGGAAAAATAAAACATGGATCGTTGGTTTCATTTTTTTAGCAGTTTTAACGATTTTTTTATTCGCATTCTTCTTTAATTATCATGACAAAATTGTGTGAAAAAGGGTAAAAAAACAAGAGCAGTATGTTTCTTCAATGATTATTTGAGTAGTTAGCTCAATTTGCCTTGGAATTTTTTGAATTGCCGGTTTTATTTCTTTAGTAATTTTCTTAAAAACAAAAAATTTTGCCAAGAAATACCGTGCACAAACATTTTTTGCTGTTCTTATTACTATTTTAATTATTGTAATTTTAATGCGATGATTATGAGGTCCATTTGCTTATATTACATACTTTAACCGTTTTAGAAATGGTAGCTGAAAATATAGCGAACGCTATTTCACTATCATGGTACCAATTATTTTTAAAAGTCTCATTGCAATGCCAATTTATAGTTTCGCAGTATTTGCAATTATGCCAATTATTAGCAAGCTAAAAGCACAAATTCTATTTCATACTAAAAAAATCGCAACTTATTAA